DNA from Debaryomyces hansenii CBS767 chromosome A complete sequence:
gttCCACGCTTTAAGACAGAAGACAATTAAGTACTTGAAAGGATCATTATCTATCGCACCAGACGaggaatttaattttattataaaaGTTTGTTCGATATATACAAGAATGGGATGTGATTATTTAGCTGTGGTATTAATTAGAAATTGGAGTTTCCTCAAATATGATGAATCcaagaatgaaattaaatggTCAAATCATACGACGGAGAACACGAACCAATCAAATGAACAACAAAATACATTATCATTTACTGAAAATGGCATTCATCCTGAAAATATGACTCAGAAGATCAATGCTCAACCACCTCCACCCACAGCTTTCCAAGAACCAGACATGAGTGCCTTTGATTTCGGCTTCtgatagatatatatatatacatatatataatagtaATGTTTCTGCATTAGAATATAGTATTGGCCGATCTGAGCACACCGGACAATGTTTGGATTAGTGACGCCCAAGAATCGTATATTGTAGTGATCGCCCcgaatataaagaaaaccCACATCTTCGAAACAAGAACACCCTTGATGGCATGAAATATCATAGCATTACCAATCGCCATTACGACTCGCAACGACTCGAGCACCTTTGACCACCATTCAGCAGGATTTGTTGGTTTCTtaatcatcaaaatcaacgGCCTGAAGAATGATTTGTCTACCAATGTGATCAAAATGTTGTCCAAGTAGTCTATCGAATAGTGCCTGATGTAGACCAATTCATAGTCCAGGAACGACGTCTTCAACAAAAGTGAAGGATTTCCATATTCCGGATCCAATAGTTTCTGACATTCTTCAGATTTCACCTCGCAAAATGGTTTGGATAATAGAACAACCttaaaatttattttaaaCTGGTCGATCGTATCAGGGTTTACTACCAACGGTACCGTGAACacaatcaaatataatggTATTATAAATAAGCAGGCAAACTgcaaattttcaagaaatatcttTCCGTAGTAGTGCAATGATACAAAACGGGAACGTTCAAACATATCTATACATTAAGAATTAATATCTGCGGTTGCATTGATAGATAAGGAGTGCTTTTCGATAAGCAAATCAACGTCGCGATATTGTAGAGACGAAAAAAAATCAACCCTACCCGGGACTCGAACCCGGAGTCTTCCGCTTAGGAGGCGGATGCCTTAACCGTTTGGCCAGCAGGGCTAATCTCGGCTTTTTGAGGCAATATCTGTATACATATGTTGTTAGTGTCGCTCAATTTCCCGCCAATCCTCCACATTGTTGTTTCCTACAGGCTTTTACGCATGCAATCATCGCCCTGAGAGAATTCAAAGCAA
Protein-coding regions in this window:
- a CDS encoding DEHA2A09042p (similar to CA1644|IPF9345 Candida albicans IPF9345), whose translation is MFERSRFVSLHYYGKIFLENLQFACLFIIPLYLIVFTVPLVVNPDTIDQFKINFKVVLLSKPFCEVKSEECQKLLDPEYGNPSLLLKTSFSDYELVYIRHYSIDYLDNILITLVDKSFFRPLILMIKKPTNPAEWWSKVLESLRVVMAIGNAMIFHAIKGVLVSKMWVFFIFGAITTIYDSWASLIQTLSGVLRSANTIF